The DNA sequence AATTATCTCCCTCGCCCGGAATTGCATAGTAATAATGAGAGGTTTTTGCCGGTGTTCTGGAACCATCTTTGTTTTCTTTCCATGTTTCCTCATATGCATAACAGTCAAAGGCATACTGCACTTCTCCCTTAATATGCATTCCTTCCTTTGCTTCCTTTTCCATCAAATCCTCAAAGTCATTTTCAGGCATCAAGGAAGTAATCGTCATTTTTCCGCTTACTACCATCAGCATGATACCAAATACTAGCAGCACAAAAATTCCCCTTGATAAACTATTCGATATTCTTTCCATACTCTTTCTCTCCTTCTTCTGTTTAAGTCAATCTTTACTATTTTACCATACAAAAAAATTTTTTCCACTACTTTTTTGTCAATGCACCAGATTCACCACAACGTATTCACAATGCCCTCCGGTTCTTATAGGATACCCCCACCCTGCAATTCCCCCCAGAATTCGAAACGCCTCCTGAATCTCTTCAAAGGAAGATGCTTCATCCACAATATCTCCTCCTAAAACCACAATATCCGGTTTCTTTTTTGACTGACCCGCACAATTATCATTCGAATCACATCAATTACCAGTGCAGTTCCTAAAATGTATAAAACAACAACTGCCCAAAGCCTGAAAATATTTATCACCGGTATTGTCAAGATAGCAACAACACAACCCAAAAAGCATTTCTGCTTCTTTGTATTCTTCCATCCTTTCAACAGACTGACTACTCTCTTTAAAAAGCAATACATGTAAATAGCCACCGAAATCAGCAGAACTATCAAAAATATTATGTATGAAATCAAATAAGCCTTACTTAAAGTATTGTTTTACTTTTAAGAAAGCATCCTATATAATGATGTTACTCACATATCACTTGACGGAAAGGAGCATTCTTATGACAACCACTTTCAAAACTCCGCAACTAGGAAAAAATGTTTTCGTTGCACAAGGCGCCATTCTTTGTGGAGACATAACGATTGGTGACAATTCCAGTATCTGGTTCAACGCTGTTGTTCGTGCCGATATGGCTTCGATTCAAATCGGTAAAGACACAAATGTACAGGATAATTGTGTCCTCCATGTAGACGACGGAGCACCTCTCTGTATTGGAAATCAGGTTACCATCGGACATGGAGCCATCGTTCATGGATGCACGGTAGGAGACAATACGCTAATCGGAATGGGCGCCATTATTCTCAATCACGCTGTAATAGGAAAAAACTGCATCATTGGTGCCGGTGCGTTGATTACTCAAAATACAATAATTCCGGATAATTCATTAGTAGTCGGAAGTCCCGGAAAAGTAAAACGTACTTTAACTTCTGAAGAAATTGAAGATATCAGTAGCAATGCAGCACACTATGTAAAAGAAGCTGCAATCTATCGGAGCCAATTTTAAGGTCTCCGATTGTATTGCAGCCTCTTTTATAATATTATATGTATTTTTAACTTTTTCATTATTCTTTTATTTTCTGACATATTTCGCAGGGTTCGCTGTACAGTTCTCTAATCCACTCTTCCATTATTTTTTCTTTTTCCTTGGACAACTCTTCTGAAACAGTAAGATTGAATACCCGTTTCTTTTCTACTTTTTTCTGTTCATTTACGAATTCTACTGTACTGATTTCCACCTTTTCCACTTCCGGAAATAAAATCCGGATTTGTTTTGTTATGGATTCGATACTTACATTTTCCTTTTCAAATCCGGTTAAGGATTCCTTATCTGCATTCGTATTCTGTACCATAATGTATGCTACAACTATACTTGGCAATATCATGATAATGGTATTTCGTATAATCGCCTTTTTCAACCTTTTCCATTGTTCCGGCGTAATCTCTCTAATCTCTTTTTTCTTGGGTACTTTCAACACCAATAAGATTGCCGCGGAAGAGAAAAAAATGAAATAGGAATTCACAAGAAACAGATACCCTGCTCCTAAAAGGAATCTCCACTGTCCGGTTGCAATTCCATACCCGCAGGTGCAAAGCGGCGGCATCAGCGCTGTTGCAATAGCC is a window from the Roseburia sp. 499 genome containing:
- a CDS encoding TIGR00341 family protein, with product MTVKEILKDAFSLKSDTADHEEIRNRLVEGGQVTGTNMCVLMLAIFIASIGLNMNSTAVIIGAMLISPLMGSIQAAAYGTATADLRLFRKSMIGLMFQVAVCLITSTLYFLISPISTTTSELLARTQPTIWDVLIALFGGLAGIIGITRKEKSNVIPGVAIATALMPPLCTCGYGIATGQWRFLLGAGYLFLVNSYFIFFSSAAILLVLKVPKKKEIREITPEQWKRLKKAIIRNTIIMILPSIVVAYIMVQNTNADKESLTGFEKENVSIESITKQIRILFPEVEKVEISTVEFVNEQKKVEKKRVFNLTVSEELSKEKEKIMEEWIRELYSEPCEICQKIKE
- a CDS encoding gamma carbonic anhydrase family protein gives rise to the protein MTTTFKTPQLGKNVFVAQGAILCGDITIGDNSSIWFNAVVRADMASIQIGKDTNVQDNCVLHVDDGAPLCIGNQVTIGHGAIVHGCTVGDNTLIGMGAIILNHAVIGKNCIIGAGALITQNTIIPDNSLVVGSPGKVKRTLTSEEIEDISSNAAHYVKEAAIYRSQF